The sequence below is a genomic window from Alligator mississippiensis isolate rAllMis1 chromosome 16, rAllMis1, whole genome shotgun sequence.
GTGTGGTACTGGGCTGGTCTGAGCACCCTATAAACAGAGGGTTCTCTCTCTGCTGGATCAGCCTCTCCTTTGATGTCATTTCCCTTCTAGTTTATCCTTATCCCCTTTAGCATTCTCTCTAGTGTGCCTTTCACCTAGTCATTGTGTGTCCTTGCAGCTTTCACCTTAACTCTCCCAAGCTGTGTGCTTTGAGATTAATTCAacacaaatgctgctggatggcaAGTTAGCTCTTAGCCCTTCCCTCATTGCATACTGCTGTGTTCACCCCAGATTTCTAAAGCTTCCCCAAACAAACTGTCTCATTTCTGCAGATTCTCTACTTCACAAATAACATGACGTACACGCTCGGCTCTCAGGCCAGCCGACTGAGTCTCGTTCAGAACCCTCCCACCATGGGGGATGCAACCATTAGACTAGACAACGTTCGTCCTTCAGATGCTGGCACGTACATCTGTGAGGTGAACAGCCCCCCAGACTTCTATGGCAGTGGCTCAGGGCTCATACACTTCACAGTGCTGAGTAAGTCAATGAATGCTACTAAGGGTCCAACCTTGCTTGTCAGGGAACTACCACTAAAAGGGAATCCTCTCAGAGGTCCTGAGGAGGTCCTGTGAGGCTGATCCCTGAAAGTTCATGCTTGTTagggctgggagacagtgacaTTTTGATCTGCTCCTGTCACTTTTGAGTCCTCAAAATTTCTGCTGGAGCCCAAAGGAAACACTCTCACTGCTTATTGCCCCATTAGTGGGTACCCCCTCCCAGCCTTGTTCTAGCACAGAGGCTGGGCAAGGCACAGGAGCAGAAAGGTACTGACATATGGGGAGCAAATAAAGGAGGCATGTGAAAGCATGGCTCTCCCTCTCCATCCCAGCCCTCACCCCTGCCATTATGCCCCTAGGGCATCCCCTCCCCTGTGGCATAGTAGGCAAGACTTCACCATGCAGAAGGATCTGAAGTGGGAGGAGCAGGAGAGGATGGTGTCTGGCTGGGATATCTCTTGAGCTTTCCCAAATCATTCACATTTGTGTGGTGCTTTGAGGTAGTGTGCCAAGAGTCACATAAAGGCCTAAGCAGATGGCAGAGAAGGGGTGAAGCATAACATGGTTGAACACAGGGATAAAGAAAGTGTCAGTAGTGGGATGGCAAAGTGACTGCAAAGCTTTCCAGTGATGGCTATGCCAGGGGCCCAGCCACATGTGTAGTTTTACCTATATAGTCTCCTACTGCATCAATCTCATTTTCTCTCCTGATTTCCCTACAGTGCCTCCCTCTACCCCTGTTTGTAAAGGGACTGAATATGCTTCTGTTGGGGCTGATGCCACTCTGACCTGCAAGTCTGCCGAGGGTGTACCCAGCCCAGTTTATGCCTGGTCACACATTGGTTCCAAGACACCATTGCCACTGGCCAACATGGTACAAGGTATGTGGTGAGTGGCACTCATTAAAGAGCCTTTATCTTTTAGAGGCACAAACACAAACCTACCAGGCTGGATTGGGTCAACCCAGAATTCTGGTTTCAGCTGAGATATAAGCCTGATGCTAGAGAGAAGGGTAAAAAAAATAATACCCAGCCAAGTGTACAAAGCTGCTTAGGGTTGGGAACAATAAGTTTACATCTGAAACATGCAGAtgatctccttcccctccccaccttatCCTGGCTAACTCCAGAAGATCAACACTGGGAATAAGTAGGCCATCATAAAACACACAGCTAAATTCACTCTCCTCCACTGGTGTGAATTGCACAGGTTTCTGGGGCCAAATGCTGTCTGGCTTAAGTCCCTATAACTCCCATAAAACTCTCCAGAGCAAAAGGAATATTTCAGAAATTAAGGAAAAAATCAGATTCTAGTCCCACCAACTGTTTCTCATGGGTATCACAAGATATGAAGTTACAGGTCCTGTTAATCAGAAGGTATTTATTAAGGAAATAGCAGCCAGCTACAGACACAAAGAGGTATCTACATAGTTTGATTTCCGTTTTGTCTTATTTACCAGGAACAACAGACTATCTAGAATGCTATACAGCATGCAAAGACATCTAAGAGCTAAATGCCATACTGCAGGAAAGCACATTTCATCTTACATAATTCCAGAAAATACAAGGGATTTCTTGTAATTAAAGTATTGGCACGAGGAGCGGTGTTGGTTATTATGGGCAGGTTTTCAGGATCAGACCCTGAGGGTAAGTCTGCACCACAGCAGCAGAATCCTCAGTCATGCTGCTAGGGAAATAAGCCATACCCATCCGCTCCTGCCCATCAGTCAACACtggacaggaggcagtggggacATCCTAGCGGTGCCTGCAGTACCACACTTGAGGTGCTGAGGTTGCCTTAGAGCATCCCAAGATGTTTCTTTTGAGCATGCCCAAAATCCAGGTCTCATCTCTGGGGTTGAGAGAGTGGGAGGGCAAGGCTATTGCCTTGGAAATGTTACTGAATGCCTTTCAGCCTTAACTCGTATAAATATATTTCCACTTTTTAAATGCCATTGTAATTTCATTTGCCTGCAATAGACTCTGCCTGTAGATCAGTTCCAGGGTAACTTTATTTATTTAAGCATCTGTTCATGCCTTGATAGAGGAAGATGAGGAGTTGCTATGAAGTTTCAGTTCTCAGCTAGTCCAATTCTTACTACATGGAAGATATTTTAGCAAAGGACAGAATGACTGCTCTGAAACTTCATAGCAACTCCTCATCTTCCTCTATCAAGGCATGAACAGATGCTTAAATAAATAAGGTTACCCTGGAACTGATCTACAGGCAGAGTCTATTGCAGGCAAATGAAATTACAATGGCATTTAAAAAGTGGAAAAGTGCCCATATGGCGACGTTgctactgcgccatgctttagtactaccttttggaagtactagaGCATGGTACAGTAACAGCCCTACTGCACCGTACACTGGGCGCACGGTTATCTTTAGCAGCTACCTTGCTGTGGTAGCCACAGTGTGATTAGCCTACTAGAACTCACCTCATCAAGTCCATGCCAAAATGCCTGTGGGCATTGCTTCTGCTCTTATGTTCTCTGTCTGGATACTCAACAGACCTGAAGTGCTTTAACCAAAACAGAATATTAGCGTCAGTATTTAGCCTCTTTCTCACTGGTAACAAGCTTCATGACTGAAGAGAAAATTATTGATGCTAAGGGCTAATTCCTTTCCAGCCTTTGCAGCCTTATGCCAGAACATTGAGCCCTGAGGCCTGAAAGCACATGCCTTATTTAGGCTGATGTTTAGACCAAGTCTCTTTCTCCAACAGGCTTTCTCTCAGGCTAGCGCATGTGACCATGTCTCCTTCCACTGGCCAGCTGTAGTGAAGGGAGTAGCTTGCTGCTTGCTCACAGgagttggagttttcctctggtaTCTGTGACAGGGACATCTGCCGAGGGGGAGGGGAATTAGAGTGTCCATAGCCATGGTTCCTCCTGTTGCAACTTTTGCCCTCTTTTACACAACCCAGGGCTTACAGATCCCTTCTCTATAGAGTAAGCTGCTGGCATGACCACCCTGCTCAGAGGCCCAACTGAGCCCACACCTTCTGATTGCACAACAGGAAAGGGAACTTTCTCTGGCATTACAAGGGCGCtaacagaagtgatatttgtcacataatcagccccctgaaagtgtTCAACAGCCATGTCCTGACAAGTCCATAGCTACAGAGTGCTTTCAAAGTGCCCAACCATATGAAAAATGAACCCTGATAACATAAGGGTCCAAATGAAGACGCCCCAAAGTGGGAAGGGAGCCTGCCTGGGAGCAAggctgggccccaagccccattcTGAAGCACCGGAGCTGGGGGGACAGGGTGGGGctcagggagagaggctgcagacatccAGCTGGCTCCAAAGTGGAATTTGATTTAACCCACCCCACCAGGCTCAACAGAGAATAGCTGTTAGGTTGAGGTGGTCACTGTAACTCGTGGTGCTTCCTgtagagcaccatgagttacagtagGGAGCTGCATATCTGTCAGGACCCTAAGGattattttgttgttttcctCCTTAAAAGATGAAAAAACAGGGACGCTGATGCTGACCAACCTCTCACTGGCCTTTTCGGGGACCTACCAGTGTGTTGCCTCCAACGAGTTTGGCCATGCCAGCTGCCAAGTGACCATCAACGTGACTGGTAACATGATCTGTATTTATTTCAGCCTCTTTGGGTCTAGGTGCAGCTTCTGCCTACAAGGTGCTTTCTCCACCCCTTTTCTGCaggtgttttcatagattcatagattcatagacattagggctggaagggacctcggaagatcatcaagtcccccccagagcctgcacttttccaggctgaagagtcccatggttgtcagcctctcatcataaggcctgttctcctgccctctgatcatacgcatggctctcctctggactctgtcaagc
It includes:
- the VSIG2 gene encoding V-set and immunoglobulin domain-containing protein 2, encoding MQEQGSSVKLPCHYKTSVNKNFILEWRFAPISTAPEMGKQILYFTNNMTYTLGSQASRLSLVQNPPTMGDATIRLDNVRPSDAGTYICEVNSPPDFYGSGSGLIHFTVLMPPSTPVCKGTEYASVGADATLTCKSAEGVPSPVYAWSHIGSKTPLPLANMVQDEKTGTLMLTNLSLAFSGTYQCVASNEFGHASCQVTINVTGTAKAGVIVGAVIGVLLAFFLFAVIIVYLLQYRKRDKKDSQSTYNGNEISEDATAPGITETSLQRRESDPGTHFLERPSSQAESTSTTKSRLNIVV